Proteins encoded within one genomic window of Flavobacterium oreochromis:
- a CDS encoding thioredoxin family protein — translation MSKFGELIGAHVPVLIDFYTDWNEASQSMHPVIKDVAAALGDKAKVIKIDVDKNQELAEALRIKGLPTLMIYKDGQMKWRQSGELDANTIINLVQEQF, via the coding sequence ATGTCAAAATTTGGTGAGTTAATAGGTGCTCATGTTCCTGTTTTAATTGATTTTTATACTGATTGGAACGAAGCTTCTCAGTCTATGCACCCTGTTATAAAAGATGTAGCAGCAGCATTAGGAGATAAGGCCAAAGTGATAAAGATTGACGTGGATAAAAATCAAGAATTAGCAGAAGCACTTCGTATAAAAGGATTACCGACCTTGATGATTTATAAAGATGGGCAAATGAAATGGCGTCAGTCAGGTGAATTAGATGCTAATACTATTATTAATCTTGTCCAAGAACAGTTTTAA
- a CDS encoding YegP family protein → MATFVISKRLDGYYKFEFVSRKGKTIMTSDSYELRFECEEDIDRLKLSLEQATIMRFKTPSGKFYFRLIVDKREMATSRKYTTQLLMQRGVDEMMRSAVFAEVLDFAANEFVFPELEVFAVEV, encoded by the coding sequence ATGGCAACTTTTGTGATTAGTAAGCGTTTGGATGGTTATTATAAATTTGAATTTGTTTCTAGAAAAGGTAAGACGATAATGACTAGTGATAGTTATGAGCTGCGTTTTGAGTGTGAGGAGGATATAGATCGATTAAAATTGTCTTTGGAACAAGCAACGATAATGCGTTTTAAGACGCCTAGTGGAAAGTTTTATTTTCGTTTGATTGTGGATAAGCGAGAGATGGCTACGAGTCGTAAGTATACTACTCAGTTGTTGATGCAGCGTGGGGTAGATGAGATGATGCGGTCTGCTGTTTTTGCAGAGGTGTTAGATTTTGCAGCTAATGAGTTTGTGTTTCCGGAGTTGGAGGTTTTTGCTGTTGAGGTTTGA
- a CDS encoding polysaccharide deacetylase family protein — MFYWIKTHRLIKWLFNNQIWSIPNKSKTIYLTFDDGPTPDVTEWVLNLLKENNIKATFFLYWKKHNTLPRNF, encoded by the coding sequence ATGTTTTATTGGATAAAAACACATCGTTTGATTAAATGGCTATTTAATAATCAAATATGGTCTATTCCTAATAAATCTAAAACCATTTACCTCACTTTTGATGACGGTCCTACTCCTGACGTTACAGAATGGGTTTTAAACCTTCTAAAAGAAAACAATATCAAGGCAACTTTTTTTCTGTATTGGAAAAAACATAATACTTTACCCAGGAATTTTTAA